A portion of the Aphelocoma coerulescens isolate FSJ_1873_10779 chromosome 11, UR_Acoe_1.0, whole genome shotgun sequence genome contains these proteins:
- the PARD6A gene encoding partitioning defective 6 homolog alpha — MAKHHRTPARSAEPVIEVKSKFDAEFRRFAMKRSGAGSFQDFYQLLQTVHQIPRVDVLLGYTDIHGDLLPINNDDNYHKALSSANPLLRVIIQKKAESDASVFASNSLQRKKKGLLRPAHYRAKPHLLIGMPQDFRQISSIIDVDILPETHRRVRLHKHGSDKPLGFYIRDGVSVRVAPQGVEKVPGIFISRLVKGGLAESTGLLAVSDEILEVNGIDVAGKSLDQVTDMMVANSHNLIITVKPANQRNNVIRSSKASGSSGMSTDSTPSQQTPSPASQYLSNYSTAESDEEGDLVIESDSASHYIPGGCPNGGPADGPLQRSLSPHSSRGSLQSLGSHDGSPGRGSGREDGTLLTL, encoded by the exons TTCGACGCTGAATTTCGCCGCTTTGCCATGAAGCGTTCCGGAGCCGGCAGCTTCCAGGACTTCTACCAGCTGCTGCAGACAGTGCACCAGATCCCACGGGTGGACGTGCTCCTGGGCTACACGGACATCCACGGCGACCTCCTGCCCATCAACAATGACGACAACTACCACAAAGCCCTGTCCTCTGCCAACCCCCTCCTCAGGGTCATCATCCAGAAGAAGG CAGAGTCCGATGCCAGCGTCTTCGCCTCCAACTCCTTGCAGCGGAAGAAGAAGGGGCTGCTGCGCCCAGCACACTACCGGGCCAAACCTCACCTCCTCATCGGGATGCCCCAGGACTTCCGCCAGATCTCCTCCATCATCGACGTGGACATCCTGCCCGAGACCCACCGGCGCGTGCGACTCCACAAGCACGGCTCCGACAAACCGCTGGGCTTCTACATCCGCGACGGCGTCAGCGTGCGCGTGGCCCCGCAGGGCGTCGAGAAGGTGCCCGGCATCTTCATCTCCCGCCTGGTGAAGGGCGGCCTGGCCGAGAGCACGGGGCTGCTGGCAGTGAGCGACGAGATCCTGGAGGTGAATGGCATCGATGTGGCTGGAAAGTCTCTGGACCAAGTGACGGACATGATGGTGGCCAACAGCCACAACCTCATCATCACTGTCAAGCCGGCCAACCAGCGTAACAACGTCATCCGCAGCAGCAAGGCCTCGGGCAGCTCCGGCATGTCCACGGACAGCACCCCCAGCCAGCAGACCCCCAGCCCGGCCTCGCAGTACCTGAGCAACTACAGCACGGCCGAGAGCGACGAGGAGGGCGACCTGGTCATCGAGAGCGACAGCGCGTCCCACTACATCCCTGGGGGCTGCCCCAACGGGGGCCCCGCGGACGGACCCCTCCAGCGGAGCCTGTCCCCGCACAGCTCGCGGGGCTCCCTGCAGTCCCTCGGCAGCCACGAcggcagccctggcaggggcAGTGGACGGGAGGATGGCACCCTCCTCACCCTATAG